In Pengzhenrongella sicca, a single genomic region encodes these proteins:
- a CDS encoding TraR/DksA family transcriptional regulator: MAAPPPGAGPGIEPGVGPPLESEVPLGAELAARRDDAVAAVDAGERDFGRLVEAARSVSTDDEHDPEGVGLAVERALVVAALERARERVARLDDALARLADGTYGRCDTCGGQIGADRLRALPATTTCIGCASAMGRRSLGG, translated from the coding sequence ATGGCCGCGCCGCCGCCGGGTGCCGGGCCGGGCATCGAGCCGGGCGTCGGACCGCCGCTGGAATCTGAGGTGCCGCTGGGGGCCGAGCTGGCCGCCCGCCGTGACGACGCCGTGGCCGCGGTCGACGCCGGCGAACGCGACTTCGGCCGCCTCGTCGAGGCGGCCAGGTCGGTGTCCACCGACGACGAGCACGATCCCGAGGGCGTCGGCCTCGCGGTCGAGCGGGCGCTCGTCGTCGCCGCGCTCGAGCGCGCACGCGAGCGGGTCGCCCGGCTCGACGACGCGCTGGCCCGTCTCGCCGACGGCACGTACGGCCGGTGCGACACCTGCGGCGGCCAGATCGGCGCCGACCGGCTACGCGCCCTGCCGGCGACGACCACCTGCATCGGTTGCGCGAGCGCGATGGGCCGGCGGTCCCTCGGCGGCTGA
- a CDS encoding WhiB family transcriptional regulator has product MTESSADGPIIPWNWQSGAACQNKDETLFFHPPGERGSTRRRRDALAKAICATCPVIMQCRAQALKVREPYGVWGGLSEHEREALLPPLVRDAI; this is encoded by the coding sequence ATGACTGAATCTTCCGCCGACGGGCCGATCATCCCCTGGAACTGGCAGAGCGGCGCGGCCTGCCAGAACAAGGACGAGACCCTCTTCTTCCACCCCCCGGGCGAACGCGGTTCGACCCGCCGCCGCCGGGACGCGCTCGCGAAGGCGATCTGCGCGACCTGCCCGGTGATCATGCAGTGCCGGGCCCAGGCACTCAAGGTGCGCGAGCCGTACGGTGTCTGGGGCGGCCTGTCCGAGCACGAGCGCGAGGCGCTGCTGCCTCCGCTGGTCCGCGACGCGATCTGA
- a CDS encoding aldo/keto reductase, translated as MRYRTLGNSGAVVSTYALGTMTFGAEADELTSHAILDAFVGAGGTLVDTADVYSAGTSEQIIGTWLAAHPAEREQLVLATKARFAMGAGGNDLGTSRRHLARALDASLTRLGVEQIDLYQLHAWDAVTPLAETLRFLDDAVRGGKIAYYGFSNFLGWQLTKAVHLARALGFTPPVTLQPQYSLLVREIESEIVPAALDAQVGLLPWSPLAGGWLTGKYRRDTDPTGATRLGEDPERGMEAWGPRNAQERTWRIIDAVVDVAGAHGVSPAQVALSWLEAQPAVTAVILGARTVEQLTDNLGAVAVELAPAELDRLTEVSAPVVGDYPYGPAGADQRHRAVG; from the coding sequence ATGCGCTACCGCACACTCGGGAACAGCGGGGCAGTCGTCTCCACCTACGCCCTCGGCACGATGACGTTCGGCGCCGAGGCCGACGAGCTGACGTCGCACGCCATCCTCGATGCGTTCGTGGGGGCCGGCGGGACGCTGGTCGACACGGCCGACGTCTACAGCGCGGGCACCTCGGAGCAGATCATCGGCACCTGGCTGGCCGCCCACCCCGCCGAGCGCGAGCAGCTCGTGCTCGCGACGAAGGCGCGGTTCGCTATGGGCGCGGGGGGCAACGACCTCGGCACGTCGCGCCGGCACCTGGCGCGGGCGCTCGACGCGTCGCTCACCCGGCTCGGCGTCGAGCAGATCGACCTGTACCAGCTGCACGCGTGGGACGCGGTGACGCCGCTCGCCGAGACGCTCCGGTTCCTCGACGACGCGGTCCGCGGCGGCAAGATCGCCTACTACGGCTTCTCGAACTTTCTCGGCTGGCAGCTCACGAAGGCCGTGCACCTCGCCCGCGCGCTCGGATTCACGCCGCCAGTCACCCTGCAGCCGCAGTACAGCCTGCTCGTGCGGGAGATCGAGTCGGAGATCGTGCCCGCCGCCCTCGACGCGCAGGTCGGGCTGCTGCCGTGGTCCCCGCTCGCGGGCGGCTGGCTGACCGGCAAGTACCGGCGCGACACCGATCCGACCGGCGCGACCCGCCTCGGCGAGGACCCCGAGCGGGGCATGGAGGCCTGGGGGCCGCGCAATGCGCAGGAGCGCACCTGGCGCATCATCGACGCGGTCGTCGACGTCGCCGGCGCGCACGGCGTCAGCCCCGCCCAGGTGGCGCTGTCCTGGCTCGAGGCGCAGCCTGCGGTCACCGCCGTCATCCTGGGCGCGCGCACGGTCGAACAGCTCACCGACAACCTCGGCGCGGTCGCCGTCGAGCTCGCGCCCGCCGAGCTGGACCGGCTCACCGAGGTCAGCGCGCCCGTCGTCGGCGACTACCCGTACGGCCCGGCCGGAGCCGACCAGCGCCACCGCGCCGTCGGCTGA
- a CDS encoding NAD-dependent epimerase/dehydratase family protein, with translation MALTVLFIGGTGVISAACAARARAVGIELTLLTRGASSARPVPAGVRVLHADVRDAAAVRAALGDESFDVVADFVAFTPEHVQQDLDLFAGRTGQYVFISSASAYQTPPTHLPIVESTPLRNPFWEYSRQKIACEDLLVRAYRDRGTPITIVRPSHTYDRTTVPCDGGWTVVDRMRRGLEVVVHGDGTTPWTLTHTTDFAVGFVGLLGAATAIGEAFHITSHEAPTWNTIYGDLAAAAGVEARLVHVPSDAIAAADPEIGAGLLGDKAHAMIFDTTKIRSLVPQFAPAVPFRQGAREIVAWHDADPARRVVDGRLNELFDGLISAYRPAAR, from the coding sequence GTGGCGCTCACAGTCTTGTTCATCGGCGGTACCGGGGTCATCAGCGCGGCGTGCGCGGCCCGCGCCAGGGCCGTGGGGATCGAGCTGACCCTCCTGACCCGCGGTGCGTCGTCGGCCCGTCCCGTGCCCGCGGGGGTGCGCGTCCTGCACGCCGACGTCCGGGACGCCGCGGCCGTCCGGGCGGCGCTGGGGGACGAGTCGTTCGACGTGGTCGCGGACTTCGTCGCGTTCACGCCGGAGCACGTCCAGCAGGACCTCGACCTGTTCGCCGGGCGCACGGGTCAGTACGTGTTCATCAGCTCGGCGTCGGCCTACCAGACGCCGCCGACGCACCTGCCGATCGTGGAGTCGACGCCGCTGCGCAACCCGTTCTGGGAGTACTCGCGGCAGAAGATCGCCTGCGAGGACCTGCTCGTGCGCGCCTACCGTGACCGCGGGACGCCCATCACGATCGTGCGGCCCTCGCACACCTACGACCGCACGACGGTCCCGTGCGACGGCGGCTGGACCGTCGTGGACCGGATGCGGCGGGGCCTCGAGGTCGTGGTGCACGGAGACGGCACCACGCCGTGGACGCTCACGCACACCACCGACTTCGCGGTCGGCTTCGTCGGGCTGCTCGGCGCGGCGACGGCGATCGGCGAGGCGTTCCACATCACGTCGCACGAGGCGCCGACCTGGAACACGATCTACGGCGACCTCGCGGCCGCAGCCGGCGTCGAGGCGCGCCTGGTCCACGTGCCCTCGGACGCGATCGCGGCGGCCGATCCCGAGATCGGCGCGGGTCTGCTCGGCGACAAGGCGCACGCGATGATCTTCGACACGACCAAGATCCGGTCGCTCGTGCCGCAGTTCGCCCCGGCGGTCCCGTTCCGTCAGGGCGCGCGCGAGATCGTCGCGTGGCACGACGCCGACCCGGCCCGGCGGGTCGTCGACGGCCGGCTGAACGAGCTCTTCGACGGGCTGATCTCGGCGTACCGCCCGGCCGCCCGCTGA
- a CDS encoding nucleoside/nucleotide kinase family protein, whose translation MASTLDAAIGDTVPVVVQPVTPEALVGRLVGFVTALDAGRRWRIAIDGAPATAPGDLADALVGPLRAAGRPVVRASASDFLRRASLRWERGREDADALFEDWLDAGALTREVLVPFGPAGTGRYLPSLRDPVRDRSTRAGTLQAPAGAVLVLDGTLLLGRVTALDLSVHLALRPETLARRTPTADRWSLPAFARYAAEVDPERAADVVVRVDDPRHPALVLPV comes from the coding sequence ATGGCTTCGACCCTAGACGCTGCGATCGGCGACACTGTCCCGGTGGTCGTGCAGCCGGTGACTCCCGAGGCGCTCGTCGGCCGACTTGTCGGGTTCGTGACCGCGCTCGATGCGGGTCGGCGCTGGCGGATCGCGATCGACGGCGCGCCCGCTACCGCGCCCGGCGACCTCGCCGACGCGCTCGTCGGGCCGCTGCGGGCCGCGGGCCGGCCGGTCGTGCGCGCCAGCGCGAGCGACTTCCTGCGCCGCGCATCGCTGCGCTGGGAGCGCGGCCGCGAGGACGCGGACGCGCTCTTCGAGGACTGGCTGGACGCGGGCGCGCTGACGCGCGAGGTGCTCGTCCCGTTCGGGCCGGCGGGCACCGGCCGCTACCTGCCGTCGCTGCGCGATCCCGTCCGGGACCGGTCCACCCGAGCCGGGACGCTCCAGGCCCCGGCAGGCGCGGTCCTGGTGCTCGACGGCACCCTGCTCCTCGGCCGGGTCACCGCGCTCGACCTGTCGGTGCACCTCGCGCTCCGGCCCGAGACCCTCGCGCGGCGGACGCCAACGGCCGACCGCTGGTCGCTGCCCGCCTTCGCCCGCTACGCGGCCGAGGTCGACCCCGAGCGCGCCGCCGACGTCGTCGTGCGGGTCGACGATCCGCGGCACCCCGCGCTCGTGCTCCCGGTATGA
- a CDS encoding LiaF transmembrane domain-containing protein: MNRRPLSQALLGAFVVAVGVAALLGQLGVVEVSLGELFSTYWPLVIVAIGLVALFAVPRAWIGPVFVIAVGAFFQLDRLDLIDVNVWNLLWPIGIILVGLTLLTRLGSRGDDDDVINSAVIWWGSERRTRSQAFRGGSLSAIMGGIAVDLRQAGLADRADIAVFVLWGGVEIKVPPTWRVRVSGLPVLGGWDDKTIAPVDPHAPELNVHVTSIMGGAEIKN; encoded by the coding sequence ATGAATCGTCGCCCCCTGTCGCAGGCCCTGCTCGGCGCGTTCGTCGTCGCCGTCGGTGTCGCGGCGCTGCTCGGCCAGCTCGGCGTGGTCGAGGTGAGCCTCGGCGAGCTGTTCTCGACCTACTGGCCGCTCGTGATCGTCGCGATCGGCCTCGTGGCGCTGTTCGCGGTGCCGCGCGCCTGGATCGGGCCGGTCTTCGTGATCGCTGTCGGCGCGTTCTTCCAGCTCGATCGGCTCGACCTGATCGACGTCAACGTGTGGAACCTGCTCTGGCCGATCGGGATCATCTTGGTCGGCCTGACGCTGCTCACCCGGCTGGGCTCCCGCGGCGACGACGACGACGTGATCAACTCCGCAGTGATCTGGTGGGGCTCCGAGCGCCGGACGCGGTCGCAGGCCTTCCGCGGCGGCAGCCTCAGCGCGATCATGGGCGGCATCGCCGTGGACCTGCGCCAGGCCGGGCTCGCCGACCGCGCCGACATCGCCGTCTTCGTGCTGTGGGGCGGCGTCGAGATCAAGGTGCCCCCGACGTGGCGCGTCCGGGTGAGCGGGCTGCCCGTGCTCGGCGGCTGGGACGACAAGACCATCGCGCCCGTCGACCCGCACGCACCCGAGCTGAACGTGCACGTCACGTCGATCATGGGCGGCGCCGAGATCAAGAACTGA
- a CDS encoding zinc-dependent alcohol dehydrogenase has product MSDTPFEQAAPAAQSHRAGLSGPAPAATMRVARLHAIGDVRVAQEPRPVTGPGESLVRVTAIGLCGSDLHWFAQGGIGDAQLTRPLVLGHEFAGVVEGGPLDGQRVAVDPARPCGACEQCLEGNRNLCPTVGFAGHGANDGGLREYVAWPTELLHAVPTSLSDADAAMLEPLGVAVHAHDLGKPRIGAAVAVIGCGPIGLCLVQLARAGGAITVVAVEPLAHRRAAAAAMGADVVLDADAPDIEAQILAATGGRGVDVAFEAAGNDAAVGLAVGAARPGGRVILAGIPDRDDTSFPASVARRKGLTIKLSRRMKEVYRRSIALAAAGRVDVASVVSHTFGLDRAGEAFAVASDRVGLKVIVAPTS; this is encoded by the coding sequence ATGTCAGACACACCCTTTGAGCAGGCGGCCCCGGCCGCGCAGTCGCACCGAGCGGGCCTTTCGGGCCCGGCCCCGGCCGCGACGATGCGCGTCGCGCGGCTGCACGCGATCGGCGACGTGCGGGTGGCACAGGAGCCCCGCCCCGTCACCGGCCCCGGCGAGAGCCTCGTGCGGGTCACGGCGATCGGGCTGTGCGGCTCGGACCTGCACTGGTTCGCGCAGGGTGGCATCGGGGACGCCCAGCTCACGCGCCCGCTCGTGCTCGGGCACGAGTTCGCGGGGGTCGTCGAGGGCGGCCCGCTGGACGGGCAGCGGGTCGCTGTCGACCCCGCCCGCCCGTGCGGCGCGTGCGAGCAGTGCCTCGAGGGCAACCGGAACCTCTGCCCGACGGTCGGGTTCGCGGGCCACGGCGCCAACGACGGCGGCCTGCGCGAGTACGTCGCCTGGCCCACCGAGCTGCTGCACGCCGTTCCCACGAGCCTCAGCGACGCCGACGCCGCGATGCTCGAGCCGCTCGGGGTCGCCGTGCACGCCCACGACCTCGGCAAGCCCCGCATCGGCGCGGCCGTCGCCGTGATCGGCTGCGGGCCGATCGGGCTGTGCCTCGTGCAGCTCGCGCGGGCCGGCGGCGCGATCACCGTCGTCGCGGTCGAGCCGCTCGCCCACCGGCGCGCCGCTGCCGCGGCGATGGGCGCCGACGTCGTCCTCGACGCCGACGCCCCCGACATCGAGGCCCAGATCCTCGCCGCGACCGGCGGCCGCGGCGTCGACGTCGCGTTCGAGGCCGCCGGTAATGACGCGGCGGTGGGTCTCGCGGTCGGGGCGGCGCGGCCCGGTGGCCGCGTCATCCTCGCGGGCATTCCCGACCGCGACGACACGTCGTTCCCTGCCTCGGTCGCGCGCCGCAAGGGCCTGACGATCAAGCTCTCCCGGCGGATGAAGGAGGTCTACCGGCGCTCGATCGCGCTCGCCGCCGCCGGCCGGGTCGACGTCGCGTCGGTCGTCTCCCACACGTTCGGCCTCGATCGGGCCGGCGAGGCCTTCGCCGTCGCGAGCGACCGGGTCGGGCTGAAGGTCATCGTGGCGCCCACCTCGTGA